The following are from one region of the Quercus robur chromosome 1, dhQueRobu3.1, whole genome shotgun sequence genome:
- the LOC126691723 gene encoding endoglucanase 7 — MHTGNNWGGSFEINHGEVTTSGEYDRSRTSEWDSAALYHHHHQNLDETQQSWLLGPQEKKKKKYVDFGCIVISHKALKWILGSILLAFCVIGLPIIIAKSLPNHKSPPITPDNYSVALHKALLFFNAQKSGKLPKNNGIPWRGDSGLNDGNDTDVKGGLVGGYYDAGDNIKFHFPMSYSMTMLSWSVIEYPDKYKNINEYNHARDLIKWGTDYLLLTFNSSATKINKIYCQVGGHRNGSQTPDDHNCWQKPEDMDYLRPTLTCQSGPDLAGEMAAALAAASIVFKDDNVYSTKLIKGAQTLFAFARDSGKRTAYSRPYPADIAPYYNSTGYYDEYMWGAAWLFYATGNNSYLSLATNPGIPKNAKAFYMIPDFSVPSWNNKLPSAMLLLTRLRLFLNPGYPYEDMLQMYHNVTGLNMCSYLHNFHVFNWTNGGLIMLSRGGPQDLQYVANAAFLASLFVDYLNASGVPGWYCGNNYIPSDVLRSFATSQMDYILGKNPMKMSYVVGYGNKFPRHVHHRGASTPNDHKYYSCNGGWKWFNTNNANPNNIAGAMVGGPDQFDKFSDLRDHYNNTEPTMAGNAGLVAALVSLTTTAGNGIDKNTIFTAVPPLYPQTPPPPPPWKP, encoded by the exons ATGCACACTGGAAATAACTGGGGAGGCTCATTTGAGATAAACCATGGAGAAGTGACAACCTCCGGCGAGTACGATAGGAGCCGAACCTCGGAATGGGACAGTGCTGCCTtgtatcatcatcatcatcaaaatctaGATGAAACACAACAAAGTTGGCTGCTGGGGCCgcaagagaagaagaagaagaagtatgTGGACTTTGGGTGCATTGTTATTAGCCATAAGGCTCTCAAATGGATCTTGGGGTCCATTCTGCTGGCTTTCTGCGTCATTGGACTTCCCATCATCATTGCCAAGTCCTTGCCCAACCACAAGTCTCCTCCTATCACTCCTGACAATTACTCTGTTGCCCTCCACAAAGCACTCCTCTTCTTCAACGCCCAGAAAT CTGGGAAATTACCCAAAAATAATGGCATTCCCTGGAGAGGAGATTCAGGTCTAAATGATGGAAATGATACTGATGTGAAGGGAGGACTGGTTGGAGGATACTATGATGCCGGAGACAATATAAAGTTTCACTTTCCCATGTCTTATTCCATGACTATGCTAAGCTGGAGTGTGATTGAATATCCTGACAAATATAAGAACATTAACGAGTACAACCATGCTAGGGATCTCATTAAGTGGGGCACTGACTACTTGCTCCTAACCTTCAATTCCTCTGCTACCAAAATTAATAAGATCTATTGCCAG GTTGGTGGACATCGAAATGGCTCTCAAACACCAGATGATCACAACTGCTGGCAGAAACCAGAAGACATGGACTATCTGCGGCCTACACTAACTTGCCAATCAGGACCCGACCTTGCTGGGGAAATGGCAGCAGCCTTAGCTGCAGCCTCTATAGTTTTCAAGGATGATAACGTGTACTCCACGAAACTCATCAAAGGTGCACAAACACTCTTTGCCTTTGCCAGGGACAGTGGAAAACGGACGGCATATAGTCGTCCTTACCCTGCTGATATTGCTCCTTACTATAACTCCACCGGCTATTATGATGAGTACATGTGGGGTGCAGCATGGTTGTTCTATGCCACAGGAAATAATAGCTATCTTTCACTGGCAACCAACCCTGGGATCCCTAAGAATGCCAAAGCGTTTTACATGATTCCAGACTTTAGTGTGCCAAGTTGGAATAACAAGTTACCATCAGCCATGCTATTGTTAACAAGGCTCAGGCTGTTCTTGAACCCTGGCTACCCTTATGAGGACATGTTGCAGATGTATCATAATGTGACAGGTCTTAACATGTGCTCTTATCTTCACAACTTCCACGTCTTCAACTGGACTAATG GGGGTTTGATCATGCTGAGCCGTGGAGGGCCACAAGATCTGCAGTATGTGGCTAATGCTGCTTTCCTGGCATCTCTGTTTGTTGATTATTTGAATGCCTCCGGCGTTCCAGGATGGTATTGTGGCAACAATTATATTCCATCAGATGTTCTTCGAAGTTTTGCCACCTCCCAG ATGGACTATATCTTGGGTAAGAACCCCATGAAAATGAGCTATGTTGTGGGGTATGGCAACAAGTTTCCTAGACATGTACATCACCGAGGTGCATCAACACCCAATGACCATAAATATTACTCCTGCAACGGGGGGTGGAAGTGGTTCAACACCAACAATGCCAATCCCAACAATATCGCAGGAGCCATGGTTGGAGGGCCTGATCAGTTTGACAAGTTCAGTGATTTGCGTGACCATTATAATAACACTGAGCCAACTATGGCCGGAAATGCTGGACTGGTTGCAGCACTTGTATCCCTGACAACCACTGCTGGCAATGGCATTGACAAAAATACCATATTTACAGCGGTTCCTCCACTCTATCCACAGACCCCACCACCCCCACCACCCTGGAAGCCATAA